The genomic region AAGAAAATTAAAATCTTATCGCTTTCTGGAGAAAGAAGGATTAAATACATGAACAACTACATGATTGGGATCGATATCGGTACCACCAGTACCAAATCCGTGCTATTTACCGAGCAGGGCTCCGTCGTCAGTACCTCAACGCAGGAATATCCTTTGTATACCCCGGCACCCGATGTTGCCGAGCAGGACCCCGAGGAGATTGTACAGGCGGCCCTCCGCTCTGTACGAGGAGTCATGGATCAGAGTGGTGTTGCTGCCGAGCAGATCCTGTTCGTATCCTGTAGCTCGGCCATGCACAGTGTCATTGCCATGGATCAGGACGACAAACCCTTAACTCGGTGCATCACCTGGGCGGATAATCGAAGTGCAGCATGGTCTGCCCAACTGCAAGAGAATGGATTGGGCCATCGCATCTACCTGCGCACAGGTACACCGATCCATCCCATGTCACCGCTGACCAAATTAATGTGGCTGCGCCACGATGAACCTGAACTTTTCAAGCGCACAGCCAAATTTATTTCTATTAAAGAGTATCTGTTCTTCCGTCTATTCGGACAATATGTCGTCGACCATTCCATCGCTTCCTGCACAGGCTTGCTCAACCTGGAACAACTGGACTGGGACGCAGAAGCCCTTGAGATTGCAGGCATTACACCCGACCATCTGTCGAAGCTCGTACCCACAACACATATATTAGAAGGAATGAATCACGAATCGGCTGAAAAAATGGCTCTCTCCCCCTCCACGTCCTTCGTTATTGGCGCAAGTGACGGGGTTTTGTCCAATCTCGGCGTGAACGCCATTGAACCTGGTGTTGTCGCAGCAACCATCGGAACCAGCGGGGCCATTCGCACTGTCGTGGACCGTCCAGTTACCGACCCCAAAGGCCGGACCTTCTGTTACGCCCTCACAGAGAATCTTTGGGTCATTGGTGGACCTGTGAATAATGGTGGCATGTTATTTCGCTGGGTGCGGGATGAATTCGCAGCGTCTGAAGTGGAGACAGCGAAACGACTCGGCATCAACTCCTATGATGTGCTGACCAAAATTGCCGAACGTGTCCGGCCTGGCTCGGAAGGACTTCTGTTTCATCCGTACCTTTCGGGCGAACGTGCCCCTTTGTGGAATCCGGATGCCCGTGGCTCCTTTTTCGGCTTAACACTCCATCATCAAAAAGAGCATATGATCCGCGCTGTTTTGGAAGGGGTCATTTTCAACCTATATACGGTACTGCTCGCCATGGAAGAACAGATTGGGCAACCTACCTCCATTCAAGCCACCGGTGGGTTTGCACGCTCTCCTCTCTGGCGCCAAATGATGTCCGATATCTTCAATCAGGAGGTCGTTGTGCCCGAGAGCTATGAAAGCTCCTGTCTGGGTGCCGTCGTGCTTGGGTTGTACGCTACCGGAAGAATTGACTCGCTTCATGCCGTTTCTTCCATGGTGGGTACAACACATCGTCATACACCTGTCAAAGAGAATGCTGCACTCTATCAGGAGCTGCTGCCCATCTTTATTCGGATCTCTCGCAAACTGGAAGAGGAATACGCAGATATTGCTGAATTTCAACGCAAGATGTCCATTGACCGTCCTTAAATTATCAATCCATGCGTAGTCTCCACAAAAAAAAGGGTGTCCCTGAAACCAAAAATCGGTTTCAGGGACACCCTTTTTTGATATAAATTCATAAAATGTCGTTTGGACTCATATCATATCTTCATGCACTTCTACCTCAATATTTGAGTTTCGGCTTACCTCTACATTCCGGATAATTCATATTTCACTTGTCTTAAAATGAATTCCTCTATGTTCATTATCCATCTTACATCGATGTTCACAGATCGCCATCTCCTCAGAAACCAGATCGCATTTCTTGTTAAACGATACGCCAATTTGGCTCTTTTCCGCCTTCCAGCCTTACCCTGAATTCATGGATTTCAACATCGCCTAATTGGCAAAAAAACACGAGGGTACGAGGTCACTCTTATTTCGATCTCGATCATGCTCCA from Paenibacillus sp. FSL R5-0341 harbors:
- the gntK gene encoding gluconokinase, which translates into the protein MNNYMIGIDIGTTSTKSVLFTEQGSVVSTSTQEYPLYTPAPDVAEQDPEEIVQAALRSVRGVMDQSGVAAEQILFVSCSSAMHSVIAMDQDDKPLTRCITWADNRSAAWSAQLQENGLGHRIYLRTGTPIHPMSPLTKLMWLRHDEPELFKRTAKFISIKEYLFFRLFGQYVVDHSIASCTGLLNLEQLDWDAEALEIAGITPDHLSKLVPTTHILEGMNHESAEKMALSPSTSFVIGASDGVLSNLGVNAIEPGVVAATIGTSGAIRTVVDRPVTDPKGRTFCYALTENLWVIGGPVNNGGMLFRWVRDEFAASEVETAKRLGINSYDVLTKIAERVRPGSEGLLFHPYLSGERAPLWNPDARGSFFGLTLHHQKEHMIRAVLEGVIFNLYTVLLAMEEQIGQPTSIQATGGFARSPLWRQMMSDIFNQEVVVPESYESSCLGAVVLGLYATGRIDSLHAVSSMVGTTHRHTPVKENAALYQELLPIFIRISRKLEEEYADIAEFQRKMSIDRP